Proteins encoded in a region of the Alosa sapidissima isolate fAloSap1 chromosome 19, fAloSap1.pri, whole genome shotgun sequence genome:
- the LOC121692851 gene encoding 1-phosphatidylinositol 4,5-bisphosphate phosphodiesterase beta-4 has product MARAYVFNWQKPLPSFMQEGAYFDRFEEDPFVFEPQCFFKVDEFGFFLTWKSEGKEGQLLECSLINSIRSIIPKDPKTLSSLESMGRSENDLEGRTICICSGPDLINLTFTFMVAQNVNVTKQWTEGLRSLIHNFRANNVCPMTCLRKHWMRLSFLTNVNGKIPVRSITRTFASGKTEKVIFQALKDLGLPGGKNDEIDHSVFTFDKFYALTQKICPRTDIEELFKKINGGKSDYLNVDQLVCFLNESQRDPRLNEILFPFYDAKRAVQIVERYEPDDKLKRKGLMSSDGFCRYLMSDENAPVFQDRLELYQDMEHPLAHYFISSSHNTYLTGRQFGGKSSVEMYRQVLLSGCRCVELDCWDGKGEDQEPIITHGKAMCTEILFKDAIQAIKETAFVTSEYPVILSFENHCSKPQQYKLARYCEDIFGDLLLREPLEGFPASELEPGCPLPSPRDLKRKILIKNRRSKPEVEQKELEDFKRNRDAGPSAKENEDEPFSDGVDEAHPELQLGMPFCSSEPSGVTQVDSGGEMTQDEVEILEAPDQENGKKVGETNVDELYIINSYHYVAATTNVHPYLSSIVNYAQAVKFLGFEVAEENNIHHNMSSFNETVCLGLLKTSAIEFVNYNKRQMSRIYPKGGRVDSSNYMPQIFWNAGCQMVALNFQTPDLAMQLNQGKFEYNGSSGYLLKPDFMQRPNRMFDPFSETPVDGVIAATCSVQLFSGQFLSDKKIGTYVEVDMYGLPTDTIRKEFRTKMVMNNGLNPVYNSEPFVFRKVILPDLAVLRIAVYDDNNKLIGQRILPLDGLQAGYRHISLRNEGNKPLSLPTVFCNIVLKTYVPDGFGAIVDALSDPKRFLSITKKRVDQMKAMGIEECDIVDVPSDSSKSDKRRKVSQVKAIVSPCESAQLCHNSSSTQLAGSSTAGDTALLVHPVSVDDLKQMKTYLKLLKKQQRELSALKKKHATEQLAMQRAHSTQVDKIVTQHTKDKGTLEKQLEKAIKKAGEKNSSDLKMETDFKIQAITTEHKDKVRELVSQQSVEWSALMGSHGAEGQALRDQHVLQQCELLKALLASLQQQHRQQLQLIHDRQGKEIRVKQAKSSMESGKAISQDKSIKNKAERERRVRELNCCNTKKFLEERRRLYMKQSEETEQLQRAQREQLDELERCIEQLLRSHHSKHHCEAHKDAGEEERQQASHSDATSSQT; this is encoded by the exons ATGGCACGAGCATACGTGTTCAACTGGCAGAAGCCTCTTCCCAGCTTCATGCAGGAGGGGGCATACTTTGACCGATTTGAAGAG GATCCTTTTGTAtttgaaccacagtgctttttcaaagtggATGAGTTTGGTTTCTTCCTTACATGGAAAAGTGAAGGAAAG GAAGGTCAGCTTTTGGAATGCTCTCTTATCAACAGCATACGCAGCATCATACCGAAG GACCCCAAGACTCTGTCGTCCCTGGAGTCGATGGGAAGGAGTGAGAATGACTTGGAGGGTCGCACTATCTGCATATGCAGTGGCCCTGACCTGATCAATCTCACATTCACGTTCATGGTTGCCCAGAATGTCAATGTTACCAAG CAGTGGACTGAGGGCTTGAGGTCACTGATTCACAACTTCAGGGCCAACAACGTGTGCCCCATGACATGCCTAAGGAAACA TTGGATGAGGCTGTCATTTCTTACAAATGTGAATGGAAAGATTCCAGTGAGAAG TATTACAAGAACCTTTGCCTCAGGCAAAACTGAAAAAGTAATCTTCCAAGCACTGAAGGACTTAGGTCTTCCCGGTGGAAAG AATGATGAAATTGACCACTCTGTGTTTACTTTCGATAAGTTTTATGCACTCACACAAAAGATCTGTCCCAGAACTGACATTGAGGAACTCTTCAAGAAGAT AAATGGTGGCAAAAGTGATTATTTAAACGTAGACCAATTAgtctgctttttaaatgaa AGTCAGCGAGATCCACGGCTCAATGAGATTCTGTTTCCTTTCTACGACGCCAAGCGAGCCGTGCAGATAGTGGAGAGATATGAGCCCGATGACAAGCTGAAAAGAAAAG GCCTTATGTCGAGCGACGGCTTCTGCCGCTACCTGATGTCAGACGAGAACGCCCCCGTCTTCCAGGATCGCCTGGAGCTCTACCAGGACATGGAGCATCCACTGGCCCACTATTTCATCAGCTCCTCGCACAACACCTACCTGACAGGCCGCCAGTTTGGGGGGAAGTCCTCGGTAGAGATGTACCGTCAGGTGCTCCTGTCAGGCTGCAG GTGTGTTGAACTTGACTGCTGGGATGGCAAGGGTGAGGACCAGGAGCCTATTATCACTCATGGCAAGGCCATGTGCACAGAAATCCTCTTCAAG GATGCTATTCAGGCCATCAAGGAAACTGCCTTTGTGACATCTGAGTACCCTGTCATTCTGtcctttgagaaccactgctc CAAGCCTCAGCAGTACAAGTTAGCCCGATACTGTGAAGACATTTTCGGGGATCTGTTGCTCCGGGAGCCGCTGGAAGGCTTTCCA GCTTCTGAGTTGGAGCCCGgctgccctctgccctctccCCGCGACCTCAAGAGGAAAATCCTCATTAAAAACCGAAGATCCAAACCAGAGGTCGAGCAGA AGGAGCTGGAGGATTTTAAGAGGAACAGGGACGCAGGTCCCAGCGCCAAGGAGAATGAAGACGAACCATTTAGTG ACGGTGTGGACGAGGCCCACCCAGAGCTTCAGCTGGGGATGCCTTTCTGCTCCAGTGAGCCGAGCGGTGTGACCCAGGTGGACAGCGGCGGG gAAATGACACAGGATGAAGTGGAGATATTAGAAGCCCCTGATCAAGAGAACGGCAAAAAG GTCGGTGAAACAAACGTGGACGAACTGTACATCATCAACAGCTACCACTACGTCGCAGCCACGACCAACGTCCACCCCTACCTCTCATCGATTGTCAATTATGCCCAGGCTGTGAAGTTTCTGGGCTTTGAAGTAGCAGAGG AGAACAACATCCATCACAACATGTCCTCGTTCAACGAAACGGTCTGCCTGGGACTGCTGAAGACGAGTGCCATTGAGTTTGTGAA CTACAACAAGCGGCAGATGAGCCGCATCTATCCCAAAGGGGGCCGGGTAGACTCCAGTAATTACATGCCTCAGATCTTCTGGAATGCCGGCTGCCAGATGGTGGCTCTGAACTTCCAGACCCCAG atcTGGCTATGCAGCTCAACCAGGGCAAGTTTGAGTACAACGGCTCATCCGG GTACCTGCTGAAGCCAGACTTCATGCAGCGGCCCAATCGGATGTTCGATCCGTTCTCCGAGACCCCGGTGGACGGGGTGATAGCCGCCACGTGCAGCGTTCAG TTGTTCTCTGGTCAGTTTCTGTCGGACAAAAAAATTGGGACGTACGTGGAGGTGGACATGTACGGACTGCCCACAGACACCATCAGAAAAGAATTCAGAACAAAGATGGTGATGAATAATGGACTCAACCCAGTATACAACTCAGAACCTTTTGTATTTCGAAAG GTAATCCTGCCAGACCTGGCCGTGCTGAGAATAGCTGTGTATGATGACAACAATAAGCTGATTGGCCAAAGGATTCTCCCCCTGGATGGGCTGCAGGCGGGCTACCGACACATCTCGCTGAGAAATGAGGGCAACAAGCCGCTCTCGCTGCCCACCGTCTTCTGCAACATCGTCCTCAAAACATATGTGCCCGACGGCTTTGGGG CCATCGTGGATGCATTGTCTGATCCAAAGAGGTTCTTATCCATCACTAAGAAGAGAGTGGACCAGATGAAGGCCATGGGGATTGAGGag TGTGACATCGTGGACGTGCCGAGCGACAGCTCCAAGAGCGATAAAAGGAGGAAGGTGAGCCAGGTGAAGGCCATAGTCAGCCCGTGTGAGAGCGCCCAGCTCTGCCACAACTCCTCGTCCACTCAGCTCGCCGGCTCCTCCACAGCGGGAG ATACAGCCCTGCTGGTGCATCCAGTCAGCGTGGATGACTTGAAGCAAATGAAG ACCTACCTCAAACTTTTGAAAAAACAACAGCGTGAGCTCAGTGCCTTAAAGAAGAAACATGCAACG GAGCAGTTGGCAATGCAGAGGGCCCACAGCACACAAGTGGACAAAATCGTGACTCAGCACACCAAGGACAAGGGCACTCTGGAGAAACAGCTGGAAAAAGCCATTAAGAAAGCGGG TGAGAAGAACAGCTCCGATCTGAAGATGGAGACAGACTTTAAAATCCAGGCCATAACCACAGAACACAAAGACAAG GTGAGGGAGCTGGTGTCCCAGCAGTCCGTGGAGTGGTCAGCGCTGATGGGCAGCCACGGCGCCGAGGGCCAGGCGCTGCGCGACCAGCACGTGCTGCAGCAGTGCGAGCTCCTCAAGGCGCTGCTTGCCTcgctccagcagcagcaccgcCAGCAGCTGCAGCTCATCCACGACCG GCAAGGCAAAGAGATCCGAGTCAAGCAAGCCAAGTCCTCAATGGAGAGCGGCAAAGCTATCAGTCAAGATAAAAGCATCAAAaataaggcagagagagaaag GCGGGTACGGGAACTGAACTGCTGCAACACGAAGAAGTTcttggaggagagaagaagg